The Populus alba chromosome 13, ASM523922v2, whole genome shotgun sequence genome contains the following window.
TAGCAATATTTCGACCCTAAGACCATTTGAACTTGAAAGTGTTAGATATAGTTTAGTTTCCGGCCTCTCTTGGGTTGTTTTGTGACATCTGGTTTGAAGGTAATAATACAATGAACCGTGACAAAgttcaatatattttactttacCCAAATAATCAGATAAGGACGAGAAGTGCTGATCGAAATGGTAAACGGTGTCGTGATCGAATGGCGAGTCCTACtattgatgtatttataagaGGGAAGCACACAATATGAACGCGTTTtcaataaacaagaaattaatttcCAAATTTTGAGTTTGATTCATTGCTGTTTCTGATCGCCCAAATCACAAATGTTTGTCAAAAAATATTAGAGTCAACTTCTTCTATATCTCTAGCATGTTGCTACTGTTTTGGTCATGAAAAGAGGGTATAACTTGTAAGTGAATCCCAGATAGATAATTTCCTGGTTAGTCATTTCTACTTTTCATATGTATAGCAGCTTTGGTTACATTTCTTTATGATATTGTGATTTGTCATTGGAAATTTcttgttcttgtatttttttgttcttcaataACCCTTACTTAGATTACCATCTCTAACTCTTAGAATTGTTGATTTGGATGGTTTAATGAGTTTTGTCATCCACTTGATCAATTCAGATTTAAATCTGAGAAAAAGctatgaaaaagaatttttatttttatttttatgaattcgTCACTAGTTTGGAGTATGTCTAAAATCTCCAAATTCAATTCCATACTAGGAGATGTTTTTGAAATAGCAAGCACATCGATGAAAATCAGTCATTAGGTTAACTGAAACTAGTGTATCAAGTGGGACTAATCCTCTTTTTAAGAGTGTCGCCCTCACATGTGGGGGACACGAAGCTTGCTTTCTCATTTGaacttaaaaatcaagaaaaagagaaaCTTGAGATGAACAGGTATGATGTTGTTCAGAAAGTCACGTCAAGATAGaatgagaatttaaaaaaaaaaagggtaaaattaaaaccaGCTTACCTCCTAAGAATCAAGAAAATCATCTTGTTTTATGATTAAAGAATTTTGAAGTTAGATTGATGTAtacatgtttaaatatttttggcaatttagagaaaattttaaaatggattttCATGTAGAACTTTTTTGCTTTAGAACGTTTCTTATCTGTTTTGCTTCAATCTTTTTAACTTTCATGTAACCAAGAtgattttttacttgttttctagTTTATCATCTCTTTTTATAGCCCTGAATtcttaataatatttctttgattaatatataaaaaaaaaataccagcaATATTGGCATTCTCTTATCTTTTCCATCTCCTCTTAATTCCAATGACCTAACCCCTAGAACATTAACTTCTTCTACATTTACTAATATTTATCACCTACATGATtacaaatttcattttctctcttcaccataatcctttttttttccttcattatttaaaaaatatatattgaccTACTTTTTGTGACTACCTTGCCTTTTAAGCACTCCTTTTCTCTGTTCTtatttctctttctccttcatTTTGCAACTCTCCCTTAGTCATCTCCACCCCTCTCTTCTGGCTTTGATATAGACAACCAACTAGCATGCTTGAATGTCCAGAGACAGGTAAGAAGGAATTACCCTCAAGAGAAATGAATAAGATCTATATTctctcaacaaaaggcaaaaccCTAGCTTCTACTAGCCTATTAAATACTAAGAAGTCTTCTTGACTTCGATCTAATCTGTCTGTTTCTTTCtctatttgaaattttgataagaaaaacatagtgtttttcttgaaatatcatgtaatattgttttttcctttggtGTTTTAGGGAGAGATCTGAAGAGTTAGGAAAGAGGATCAAGAGGGAGAGTGATGTATCTTCTCATATGGGGAGGAGACAAATGTTAGGTCCTCCTGTAATTTTGAACACTGTTACACCTTGTGCTGCATGTAAACTCTTAAGGAGAAGATGTGCTGAAGAGTGCCCTTTTTCTCCATATTTTTCTCCACATGAACCCCAGAAATTTGCTGCTGTCCACAAAGTCTACGGTGCAAGCAATGTCTCCAAGCTGCTGATGGTAAGCTACCCTTCAATTCCCTATAACaaataatctatttaattttcaatttttttttttacaaattttggccttctcgattttttttcttgatgacttatgggattttttttttaaattttttccttgGCTTTGTGGTTTAATTATCTAGGAGGTGCCAGAAAGTCAAAGAGTTGATACTGCAAATAGTCTAGTTTATGAAGCAAACTTGAGGCTAAGAGATCCAGTATATGGCTCCATGGGTGCAATTTCAGCTTTACAACAACAAATTCAATCACTACAAGCTGAACTTAGTGCAATAAGGGCTGAGATACTCAACTACAAATACAGAgaagctgctgctgctactaACATTATTTCTTCTACTCATCCTGCTTTAGTTTCTTCTGCGACCGTGTCCATTTCAACACCGTCACAAACGCTTGCTCTACCACCACAACCACCTCCTCCTTCAGTCGTTgtttcttcatcttcctcttcttctctttataCACCACCAACTAGCACATCAGGTTACAGCACTATTTCAAGTGAAAATAATGTCccatattttgattaattttattctagACCGTAGTCGGTTTTTATACAATTACCATTGCATTTGGTATAATAATGTTGCCTTATGCTTAATGGTAACTTGTTGTAAAGATTGAGAAATCATggggaaagaaagagagaactcGGGGCATTAAATCAAAATCGTAGTGAATTTTAAGGACCTGAGAACTTCCCGTTTCATAATTTCTAATGACATTGTTGCTTTGTTTTAACCTCTCATCATTCTTGAAAATTCCTTGCTCGTTGTTTTGATGAGAGAACTATTAGCTAGCTACCTGTCTAAAATTTCATGTATATTAGGGTTTTTGTTGCCTGCTGGCTGCAacattttcctttcattttcatgGTGAGACTCGAAACTTCTCCTTCATCAACTTCTTTTTAGGAAAAAACAAGTTCTGACCATGGAATCCAAACCCATTTGATTGAAATGAcagaagaaaattttaattaagctcAGTGATACTAGGtcatatattcatcaaaatttCACTCCATAGACAAAGCAAAAATCATCATCCAGTAATGGAAGCTGTTCCTAATTGAGTTAGGaaaagatttttatataaaaaggatTTGTGTGAAAATATTTCTACTTCAAAAAGAAATCTCTATAAATTTGAGGACCAGTGTATTCAAAATTAACGAGTGTTGAATCAATCCATCAATAGAAACTTTGAAGGTTAAAGATTTGAATGTTTAGTATTCTCAACACTCCTTCAACTATTGTGTTATGAGCACATCTTGCTGTTCATATTTACAATCTCTCGTGATTCGAGTCTTGATTGCACGTGTGGTGACTGAAGAGGCTTTGCTTTCACTGAACCTTCCAATAAGTACATGCATGTGTATACATGTTTGCCTGAGCCATTGAAGGAACTGAAAGTCTTGTTTATGGGACGTGGGGGAGGCAAAAGGTACGGTGGGGGCTGTGATTCTTCCCATGTATATTAAATTCATGATCCTAAATTGAATTCCAAGAGTCATATTTTACTATATGCCTCTGCTGTTTCCTTTGTCACATGGCTTTATCAATCCCAGACAATctgcaataattatttatttttataatctgtAGATGAGACAAGAGATCGCATTTATTCCAATTTTACATGCATTCATTCATCACTTTtcctatatataattatatatcattaattatctttctttatgttttgcttgttttttgaGCAATACTGTAAGATCTTGGTGAAGATTCTTCCCATAACTTCCTGAAGAGTTTGAATCGTTGAATTCTAGGATTCATAGTGAGATCCACTTATTCAATCTTAGATTTTTGTGGGAAAACTTTTGGAAAATtagaattattcttttttttatttaatgatcgGCTTCATGGCAGCTTCacctttctagtttttttttttttccttacaaataattaatccagtagtttttcataagaaaaaaaaaaattcaatcaagcacctttctagttttttttttttccttacaaataATCAATCCAGTagtttttcataagaaaaaaacaattcaatcaaGTAGTATGATATTGGCTTAAGCTAATTGATAAATTTGAGGCTTCTACAAGCTAAATAATTATActaattattctttttgtttttgtttttctttctttttcttctttcagccaaccaataattttttgaatttggatACTGGCCAGTTCACATGACTCCTTGTTGAGTTCttacaatgtattttttaagatgCATTCCCACCTCACCTCTTCGATTCGTCTCCAAGTAGGAGTTTTGCAGCGCTATATCATCCCAACGTGCTTGATGTCGGCCACaaatcttttcttgttttcatgtACTGTAAGGCAAGGAACCAAACCATGGGGGTATAGAAGGATGGATtgacacattttttattttgaattactactctatttaataaattttggatTATACAATAAAAGGTAGCTCTTCCTCAATTTATAAATTACTTCGGATtacaaaaaatgaaattcaatccTGGATCCCCTCTACATCTCTTCCGTTGGAGCCTGAGATTTTCAAATGCAAAATTCTAAGTTTTAACCatctttttaaaacttattctGAGTCAACTTAGGGTAAAATATAGATCAATAATTCAACCTAAATGGACCataatggtttttaaaaaatttcaaaacattgtgctctgacaagaaaaatcaataggTTGATGGTTGGGTTTTGATTGATTTAAGCCagattgttagagaataatataaattatatattaaaatcttacataataacttaaatttttgggttgaaatggttctttgacatggtaatAGAGCATTGATGATCAAACGGTCAAGAGTTCGAATCttatcatctttatttatttgataaaaattaaatacaaaataatatggacctgtacaagtttcaaattcaaagGGTTTTCACTTGAGAGGTATATTAGAGAatagtataaattatatattgagacatcatctaataacttaaatttttgagttgaaatagtttttgagttgaaatatttttcttcttctttattttttcattaacttAGATTAATTCAGATTCCTAGTCTGTCTGTGCAATTCTAAATCAACCCGCTGTACTGTTACTAGTTTTAAAACAGTggttttgagttaattttaacTAATGAGATGTCTACAGAGAAAACAGTGTACATGCATTTAATGGTAtggaataattaatataattaggGTTGGAGTCAACGTTGTGCCGATCAAAACGCCAACAAGATTTGATTTGTGAAATGGGGTTTTCTTGGCGTGTGGAGCTCATTTGATTAAGTAGAAGAAGCAAGGAATAGTTTTGGATTATAATACAAACAAAACCATGAAGAAAGTGTATACATAAGATGTCTAACATCAACTTCATTGCCGAACTCTATATAAAATGTATTGTAGCATACAATAGTGATAATTTGGTTTCACGTCATGGTTGCTTGAAATATTCGCATCTAATTACTTTGTCCTTTCCCATGAATACcaccaataaaaatttattgatatataaaaaaattaaattctctcTCCCTCCTTCCAGCAAAGTCTCTCTCCTTctccagagaaaaaaaaaaattattagctaATATAGGTCAGTGTGGTATGCTCTCTACGCATTACATGTGGctgtttttttatgtatcaaATATGTCAGAATCTATATATTATGCAAtatggattatatatatatagcatttcAAAGCTTAAGCTATAATTTCATCAATATATTGCTGATTTTGCATTTATGAGGGGTTGACTACGCCTACAATGGATATTTGGAGGCCACATATATGATTATGAGAATTCCTATacctatatataattaatgactAATTTATAATTCCCAGTGATTGAGGATTCTCAAACCTGTTTTGCTAATAAACGATCTTCCAGAGATTAATTTCACATCgacttgaatttataatttgtacaaaatCGATATGGTAACTTTACgaaagatttattattttttgtgaataCTTCTACAACTTACAACTCCATtaagtttataattaaaaatatgcttAATATGGAATGTGCTATATTATAGGAAATAATATACTTATCTTATATAGAATTATATATTCTGTGTAGTATGGTGTACCTTAACTTATATATGTTGCCTTATATAGGCTAAGCCTTCCTCCTTGTTCTTTGCTGCTACTCCGATCTCTATTCACATTCCCTTCATGTCCGCGTCATCGGTCTCTAGTCCATTGGCAACCATCATCCCTCTCACTTGAAGCTCACCAACAAGAACTGCCTCAATTGGCAGATGTGATAAAACCATATctgaactggaaaaaaaaaaaaaaaaaaaaaaaaaccaagctaaactgaaaaaacaagttaaaactgaaaaatcgaatcaaattgaaaaaaccaagccaaaccggtttgaatTGGTTTCCgtcttaaaaaaccaaaccgaacaaaaccaaaatcggtcggtttgaaccatttttttttttaaaatcaatttatttatttatttttataaaattctaaaccaaacaaaaaataatcactcctAGTTTGCTTCAATCATCTTTTCAAAGATAACAGTATACTTCTATAACCTTGTACTTAAAGTGTTAATTAaactattaaagataaaatatctgttactaaaattttgaaattaaaatttttatataaataacctTTTTAGCCaaattttatgttcttgtttgttgtcttattgtgtttgtttttgtttttgcatcaaTGCTTTTGTCAAAGATAACAAGTATGCTTCTATAgccttttatcttctttttctgttctttttatttttctctgccAATCGATACCAAGAGAAAAGAACTTAATTGAGGGGTATGTTTACAGTCTACTTCCCTACCAGAGGACTAACCAGTTTTTCTAGTTCAATTAACACAGTCCAATTTATTTCAAATCTATATTCTCCTATAGAGGTTCAGATTTATTTAGAGGTCTCGAAAGCATTCTACTTTAGAGcaactcttttttcttaatctatttttcttttggttttcatgttgtttttctttggatttggTCTAGTTTGTGTCATCAGAaactccttttttattattattaatattcctTCTGTAATTCTAAGATTTGGAGTGCAAAGTTTGGAGTTTTAGCTGGGCCAAGCAAGGACGGAGCTGGAGAATTTAGTTTCCAGGGGCTGATAAATATGTATATTGAGatcaaacaattatttaaacgatttaaaagacaagaataaAAACTCACTTAGTCTTCGAACTGTACTTATAAACTCTTGACCTGCTCAAGGGTCGGGCGGTCCGACAGGCCAGCTTGGGCTCGGGGAAAAATGGATGGGACTACATCGAGATTTTTCAGCCTGACCTGATTGTTCGTGTTAATCGGGCTGGACCTTGGCATAGGATTTTGTCCAATGGGCTCTACTATTAATCGCCtccttcttcatttttattttttattttttttatttttacttctcTCCTGTCTTCCTCTCCGCTATGGAAATAGCCAGCCACCAACCTCTCTGCCTTTGATTAGGGAgggacataaaaaataaaaaatggttggGTAAAGGGAATAATTGTGAGTTTTGATTCTTGTTGTTTAGATATTGATAGATTATTATTTCtagatagaaaaaacaaatataatagaaatatatatatatcaaaagagacgaaaataaaattatatttttatagtgatGTATAAGACACAatgataatttttgtattttgcttGGCTGATAATGAAcagtaaataaatatatatataaaaaaattattttatgcttaaatacatattattgtcaaacttataattaaatattattttttttacttttattttatagtgagagttaaaattaataatagtaaaataatccaaattatAACACTAGAACCAACTCAAAGGGCAGAATAAGGGCCCAATTCAGTCAAGGCCTATAATGGTTTGAGtttaagaaaatatagaaaaaaattaacttgatcaAATTTAACCCAAAAACACTTATGTCAACCGTGTCTTGATGTAAAACTTGAGTTCAGTactcattgacttttttttctaagaaaaaattcAGAGTAatctttgttttggttttttttataaaaaaaaaattagacaattcaaattaattctctTGACTTGTAAACTCGGTCAGAACTCAAGTCAAGTTTTAATAcaagtataataattatttaattagatacgTTTACCGTTGTAAAATTTCTGAAGGCCCAATGCCTGACAGTGTTCCAAAATTGCAGCCAATGAAATGAAATCCCCGGAATTAGCATTCAAAGTATTGGCAGAACAGCAAACACGAAGGATGTTTCTCCTTTGAAAACTGAGTTTCTACTATGGTTAATTAGTTATGCACGACAAGTTATATACTTTctcattttttgttaaaaaaatttattatacacTTGCGTATGGATTGGGACATACAGTAATtctgaaaataattatatatttgtgtgtGAATTGAGATGCATAATAATTTACAGGAGATCACTCATCCTAGCATTACCTTAGCCAAAcactttaattttgaaaattcttatAAGATCCTATACATTAAGACaccatttttcttaaaaaaaaaattattattttttattaaaaataatttttttatgtgatttagattattttgatacactgattttaaaaataatttttaaaaaataaaaaaaatatcattttaatatatttcagtataaaaaacattttgaaaagtaaccataactatatttttaaacggATTTTAAAAGCTAGATGTATAAGTACCGCTTATTATGCTACCATACTATCTcatatttgtttatgttttttttccattcactAGTATATGACcaacttattaattaattattcgacattcattaaaaaaaaatataattttattaaattaacaaagttGCTCACTCGCTTGCAAAGGCCACCGGGTCTAATTCTTGTCTTATGGTCTAGGTGTTATATAGCATTTAACTTCcaataaaagattttattaaattaacaaaactaaGTAGTGGAGCAACTTGATGAGAAATATAGAGAAtgaattttctttcctttgttttttaaaattattgttatatatttacCACAACCTTACTATATAAATACAATGAATTCGTAACGCTTTATAATCAAAGAATATATAACATGGAATGTCATCGGCATctctaaatcattaaaaaagtttGTACGAGTCAACGAAGCttatcaatagttttttttttttttaaaatgattgtgTTCGTAATGCTTGGTTTCTTGTAGGGCTAGCCGGCTAGTGCCAACTAAGGTCATTTTCATGCcagtaagtgtttttttttttttttttaattattttttaatttattttatttctagcaAAACTgatttagtttattatttaaacAGTTTTATAAGTGATTGGCATAAGGCTTGCTagttacttaattttattgaataactCTTATAGAAGTTTATACTTAAACCCTTTCATCTTTATAAACTTAAaagtataaatgaaaaaaactcgagaggtttttattaaaagcttatattggaaaatatattttgttaaagaaTTTTTATGAGAAGTTTACTTGAtccaataaaattttgttttttatagacaTTAAGTATTGATAAAAGAAGCCTGAAAGCTTTGAAGagaatctattttaaaaataaaaaattatatatctaaaaataagtattttttttagattgattgatttttatttatgagatattttatttataacaagACATCTCAAATATCTTACCTTATGTGTTAACTTTTTACTGGTCAAAAAATTACCAATTATTTTCCATGTTATTTATatcaattctattttatttttttatataaaaataaaataaaaataatatatgacgCAATTtaattggtaattttttttttgggtttctaCAGCGGCGTTAATATATCTGTTTACTTGACAGTAAACAAATCTGGATCGATATGTCTAACATGTGATAAATCTATATCAGACGATGCCCATATCTTAAgggaagtttcaattgatttcctCCAATCCCTGAACAAAACTCTATTAAATGAAAGGTATAATGGACTTGGGGATACGCTGTCGTTATACATCTCTTCCTTCCTTAATTTATGTTCTTGCAACAAATGTAGTATATCTGAGGTGAAAAGGGTTGATCAAGAAAACCTGCttcaatattgaaatattttaagttCATACAATCACACCCcagctctatatatatatatagcccatGCATACAGCATAATATCCCAACCTCCTAGCCCCACCAAAGCATATATATTACAGACCATCAGAGTTTTTGAAAGCACACGAAAAGGAGAAATTAGAGTAGGGAAgatgaagaggagaagaaaaaagggtCGGTGATCTGCTGCCAGTATCGGAGGCTTGCCGGGACGGATCGATGAGATCTTCTACAGGCTGCGTAAGTTCCTAAAATATTCAGAAGGATTTGCTTCAAAGTCATCCCTTAGAATGAGAAAATCCTGCCCTGGTGCTTTCATTGTCCTTCCTCTAAACCTCCTCTTCTTAAGACATTTGCAGCAGCAGCAAATCATCAGGAGACCTATCACTGCCACTGCAACAGCTGCAGTaacgttttgttttttaaaccaCTTGACCACATGTACCATTACATCAGAAGCCATAAATTTCTTTATTAGATCTGAAAGCATGTGAATGAAATCAGACACTGGACCAAAAGCCAGAAATTTCTTCATGAGATCAGAAAGCTGGTGGGAAATCGTGGAAAGAGAGGTTGGTGGTTCCATTGAATGCGATTTGTATATAAATGAATGGGGAGGGGAGTGTTTATAGGTAAGGAAGAGGATGGAGGGGAtgtatttaaagataaataggAAGGTATCACTTCACACTTAAGGAAGAGGATGGAGGGTCAATTCACTCTTTGGAACTGCGAGCATCGTTCTTCAGATCCAAGCATCTGTTAGATTAATTTGATGCGATGCTCCACCGTCCACCCACTAGCTTTTGATGAAACAAAGCGAAAGTAAGAAATcagaacaaagaaaagaaagttaaaGAGAAACGTGATGATGGGAGCAtcgacttttttctttttctagcttgaaattatagttttagCTTTCAGGATCAAAGCATAATTTGCATCAATTTTCATTTGCTCTTTAATTAAAAGCTCGACTGCAAGGGCAGAGTATggctcaaaaatcaatttacaaaTATCTAGAGATTAGAGATTAAAGAATGTTggattataataatgattattttataaaatattttttattttaaaatatattaaatattatctataataccaaacacaaccTTAGCGAAACTCTAGACCATGGATTATTGCCCACAAGCCGGTTTGAATAGAAGAACAATATCCAATGTTAATAGCGAAGCCTTTAATCCTTGTGCCAAAATTGTCCCGAATAAGTCCTTCCACTCCAGCAATACCTGGATTACCTTTGCCACAACATCcatatttaatttaacccaCTGAATTTGAGGATATTTTGAGCCAAGAACATCTGAAATGAACCAGTAACATGAAACCAAattcaaaattgttttctaaactcattttgtgtataaataaacTTATCAAACCCAAGATAAATACATTGTTTACTAAAGCaatattatatatcaaaaaaataaacttatatattaactttaatatatcaaaatcacaaaaaaaaaaaaaaacttcaaaagaatatcattaaataaaatagcacaataacaaaaaagtgaatgcaatattatttgttaaatatttcaaacctttttttccATGCTTATAGCTATAAAtgcaaagcaaaacaaataataataataaaaaaaaaacaacaaaaccaagCCACAAAGAACCTGCTTTTGAGTTTGCAATATATACCTATCTTagttttcattttgaaaattttacctCTCACAAACTtacaaaacttaataaaaattttgtttatgcttttagAACTTTACccttatatttttcattgatatttccttttttttttccttatcttttccttatttctttcccttttttttcaaccttttttttattgatcttaaaggggtatttatatgattttgttATGGTTTTAAGAGGTCTTGAATTCATTTGTGACCTCTTGATCTTGAAGGAAATATTTTAAACCCTTGATAAGAACCCATTAAGGAACCTTTGTGTGTGAAAACACgaaaaccaaattattttttgcatgatGGTTACACTGTTGGGGCTAACTAAGTTGCTCAATTTCAAGGTTTCATTAGAGCAATTCTGACGTCATCGTCAACTGAGCCACCTAAAGTTGGTAAAGGGATTGcacactttttattttgatccaacCTTACCCAATTTGAAAGTCTG
Protein-coding sequences here:
- the LOC118054019 gene encoding LOB domain-containing protein 15 isoform X1, which gives rise to MSRDRERSEELGKRIKRESDVSSHMGRRQMLGPPVILNTVTPCAACKLLRRRCAEECPFSPYFSPHEPQKFAAVHKVYGASNVSKLLMEVPESQRVDTANSLVYEANLRLRDPVYGSMGAISALQQQIQSLQAELSAIRAEILNYKYREAAAATNIISSTHPALVSSATVSISTPSQTLALPPQPPPPSVVVSSSSSSSLYTPPTSTSGYSTISSENNVPYFD
- the LOC118054019 gene encoding LOB domain-containing protein 15 isoform X2; this translates as MGRRQMLGPPVILNTVTPCAACKLLRRRCAEECPFSPYFSPHEPQKFAAVHKVYGASNVSKLLMEVPESQRVDTANSLVYEANLRLRDPVYGSMGAISALQQQIQSLQAELSAIRAEILNYKYREAAAATNIISSTHPALVSSATVSISTPSQTLALPPQPPPPSVVVSSSSSSSLYTPPTSTSGYSTISSENNVPYFD